Genomic window (Oryzias latipes chromosome 17, ASM223467v1):
tcttctttttcttcgtCCTTCAGttcattcagctcctcttcatccagcaCCTCATCAACTGCTTTTTCAGATcagaaattgaagaaaaaacgcAAGAACAAAAAGATGCACCGCCACcggagtcaaaaaaaaaaaggacaaaagaaagaaaaagaagacacaAAGGGAACACAGCAGGCAAAGAGGTAAGCGTAAAGACAGGACAGCAAAAAGGCCACTCCCCTCATGTGTGTCAGGGTGTCGAGCATGGAGACATCACATCTGTCTCTCTGTGTCTCTGTTTGTCTGTATCTATCTTTCTATGTCTGTCTagctttctttctgtttttgtgtgaaaaaatgtcttaaatgtaTTTCCTGGTGGGTATAGTATTGTGAACTCTCCAATTGCCTTGTTTGTGTAGTCTTCATCCCTTTTTGCAACCACATAGtatctgtgtttgtgtccctgtgTTTATTCACTTATTGTATGTTTGTTGTACTTAAATTTCTATCTGTTTCAGCACGTCATCCTCAAGAGGTCATCAAGAGATACAAGAAAGTCCTAAAGGCTTACAAGAAAGGGAGAAAGCTGAGTTTGGCATATCAGAAGGTCGGTGTTGACCGAAACACCATTGTCAGCAATGCTCCGATCTGTGAATTGGCTGTGGTGGCCCCAAAGACATATAAGGAGTTACTGGGTGCCCACACGCCACAGCAACGACTTCAggacttttcaaaa
Coding sequences:
- the LOC111949025 gene encoding nuclear localization sequence-binding protein-like isoform X1 encodes the protein MDDDGVDTEETVAPTAFLHFKKKELKRCEAKKKKQHTVTKKISDLTKERDSLCQQVGQNNSGTTDSSSSANTSPGASSFSSSFSSFSSSSSSTSSTAFSDQKLKKKRKNKKMHRHRSQKKKGQKKEKEDTKGTQQAKSTSSSRGHQEIQESPKGLQEREKAEFGISEGRC